From the Phycisphaerae bacterium genome, one window contains:
- a CDS encoding ParA family protein gives MQTIAVLNPKGGTGKTTCAVNLAAALLTLSKKVLLIDLDPQAQLTRSLGLAADRNVRTVGDLLNTAASPVECIIHRDGLCVIPARPDLAAVEIALAGQKRNAANALASALGNGRLSYDFTLIDTPPSLGLLTVNALAAADRVLVPVNMEPMALPGVERALAAVEEYGQSANAALAVAGIIGNRLSRKRRLNGVVAQRLKDAYGELVLEPIIHDNVAVAEAPEHGRTVFEHAPDSPGAADFLALAALIASS, from the coding sequence ATGCAGACCATCGCAGTCCTGAACCCCAAAGGCGGAACCGGCAAGACCACCTGCGCCGTCAATCTGGCGGCCGCTCTTTTGACGCTGAGCAAGAAGGTTCTTCTGATCGATCTGGACCCGCAGGCCCAACTCACCCGTTCGCTGGGGCTGGCGGCCGACCGCAACGTCCGTACGGTCGGCGATCTGCTCAACACCGCCGCCAGTCCCGTTGAGTGCATCATCCACCGCGACGGTCTGTGCGTGATCCCCGCCCGCCCCGATCTTGCCGCCGTTGAGATCGCTCTTGCCGGCCAGAAGCGAAATGCCGCAAATGCCCTGGCCTCGGCCCTGGGAAACGGGCGGTTGAGTTACGATTTCACCCTGATCGATACGCCGCCGAGTCTCGGCCTGCTCACCGTCAACGCCCTCGCCGCCGCCGATCGGGTGCTGGTGCCGGTCAACATGGAACCGATGGCCCTGCCCGGAGTCGAGCGAGCCCTTGCCGCGGTCGAGGAATACGGTCAATCCGCCAACGCCGCCCTGGCCGTTGCGGGCATCATCGGCAATCGCCTGAGCCGCAAGCGGCGTCTCAACGGGGTTGTCGCCCAGCGACTCAAGGACGCTTACGGCGAACTCGTCCTCGAGCCGATCATCCACGACAACGTCGCGGTCGCCGAGGCGCCGGAGCACGGCAGGACCGTCTTCGAGCATGCCCCCGATTCTCCGGGCGCCGCGGACTTCCTCGCCCTGGCCGCGCTGATCGCTTCATCGTGA
- the amrB gene encoding AmmeMemoRadiSam system protein B yields the protein MMVRTPVVAGQFYPGSRTMASSELDECLAVEIGPGQLEGRVVGGVVPHAGWVCSGKVAARTFKAIHATRPEVATFVLFGAVHRHGVHQGALFARGAWESPLGQIKIDERLAERILANTNLVQDEPYAHEEEHSIEVQVPFIQRLFPEARIVPLMVPPNGHAPSIGAIVAQVIRNYGVDAVCVGSSDLTHYGPSYGFVPKGRGAEGIRWAKEVNDRRLLDAIEKLDPEGVIEAAVTCQSACGAGAIAAAIAAARESGAVAARVLEHTNSAETLAGRYGGGMSDAVGYASVVFLANE from the coding sequence ATGATGGTGCGAACTCCGGTTGTCGCCGGTCAATTCTATCCCGGTTCCCGGACCATGGCCTCCAGCGAACTTGATGAGTGCCTCGCCGTCGAAATCGGGCCCGGACAGCTCGAGGGCCGCGTGGTCGGCGGGGTCGTTCCTCACGCTGGATGGGTCTGTTCCGGCAAGGTCGCCGCCCGCACCTTCAAGGCCATCCACGCCACGCGTCCCGAAGTCGCCACCTTCGTCCTCTTCGGCGCCGTCCACCGCCACGGCGTCCACCAGGGCGCTTTGTTCGCCCGTGGGGCCTGGGAGAGCCCGCTCGGGCAGATCAAGATCGACGAGCGCCTCGCCGAACGGATTCTGGCCAACACCAACCTGGTCCAGGATGAGCCCTACGCCCATGAGGAGGAGCACAGCATCGAGGTCCAGGTTCCCTTCATCCAGCGGCTCTTTCCTGAGGCCAGAATCGTGCCGCTGATGGTTCCCCCCAACGGCCACGCCCCCTCGATCGGGGCCATTGTCGCCCAGGTCATCCGCAACTACGGCGTCGACGCCGTCTGCGTCGGCTCCAGCGACCTGACCCACTACGGGCCGAGCTACGGCTTCGTTCCCAAGGGCCGCGGCGCCGAAGGTATTCGCTGGGCCAAAGAGGTCAACGACCGCCGGCTTCTGGACGCGATTGAAAAGCTCGATCCGGAGGGCGTGATTGAGGCTGCGGTGACCTGCCAGTCCGCCTGCGGAGCCGGCGCCATTGCCGCTGCGATCGCTGCCGCCCGCGAATCCGGGGCCGTCGCCGCCAGAGTTCTTGAACACACCAACAGCGCCGAGACCCTCGCCGGCCGTTACGGCGGCGGCATGTCCGACGCCGTCGGCTACGCGTCGGTTGTTTTTCTCGCCAACGAATGA
- the dacB gene encoding D-alanyl-D-alanine carboxypeptidase/D-alanyl-D-alanine-endopeptidase translates to MTRRRYRQGSRGFFLLAAVLLWVPVRGQSPVGAIEAELAKARSQKAAVGIKIVAAGSGRVIYESGAATPLAPASNMKVITTAAAMGVLGPDFQFTTPIGLRGQDLVVIGSGDPSTGDADLEGDLSLADEFDLLGRHLVKHGVGKIPGKLIVDASIFDDELRHPHWPKDQYRKWYAAPVAGLNINDNCLDVRAGPGEGGRGWLEIVPENRFVAAKPAFVAKGQTNTIIDAYWPGQGWELMVKVTLGSRPGGPAYVPIEQPVRFVGELLRERLAANGVGIDGPIELTSVRQGSGDPPEGFSNLIEHRSRRLSELVERTNKRSQNMFAECLFKRLGYEFSRKLAPFPVGSWNTGRLAIEEFLRGQADTDISGILLCDGSGLSKENRVTANVLVDVLKYAADQPWSQKYIDSLPVAGKDGTLRRRMRGGSAAGRVVAKTGYISGVSGLSGYILDREGRPSIAFSMLFNDFPRSQLWRIMQIQDTICVELVKYSDRMDLQ, encoded by the coding sequence ATGACCAGACGGCGATATAGACAGGGAAGTCGCGGGTTCTTTCTTCTGGCCGCGGTATTGCTGTGGGTGCCGGTGCGAGGACAGTCGCCGGTCGGAGCGATCGAGGCGGAACTGGCGAAGGCGCGAAGCCAGAAGGCGGCGGTGGGAATCAAGATCGTGGCCGCCGGCAGCGGCCGGGTGATCTACGAGTCCGGAGCGGCGACGCCGCTGGCCCCGGCGAGCAACATGAAGGTCATCACGACGGCGGCGGCAATGGGCGTGCTGGGGCCGGACTTCCAGTTCACCACCCCGATCGGCCTGCGCGGCCAGGATCTGGTCGTCATCGGATCGGGCGATCCGAGCACCGGTGACGCGGACCTGGAGGGCGATCTGTCGCTGGCCGACGAGTTCGACCTGCTGGGCCGGCATCTGGTCAAGCACGGGGTGGGCAAGATACCCGGCAAGCTGATCGTCGACGCCTCGATCTTCGACGACGAGCTTCGCCATCCGCACTGGCCGAAGGATCAGTACCGCAAGTGGTACGCCGCCCCGGTGGCGGGGCTGAACATCAACGACAACTGCCTGGACGTCCGGGCCGGACCGGGCGAGGGCGGCCGGGGATGGCTGGAGATCGTTCCGGAAAACCGGTTCGTCGCGGCCAAGCCGGCGTTTGTTGCCAAAGGCCAGACGAACACGATCATCGACGCCTACTGGCCGGGCCAAGGGTGGGAACTGATGGTGAAGGTGACGCTGGGCAGCCGCCCGGGCGGCCCGGCGTACGTGCCGATCGAACAGCCCGTGCGGTTCGTGGGCGAACTGCTGCGGGAGCGGCTGGCCGCCAACGGCGTGGGCATCGACGGACCGATCGAGCTCACTTCAGTCCGCCAGGGCAGCGGCGATCCGCCCGAAGGCTTCTCGAACCTGATCGAGCATCGCAGCCGCAGGCTCTCGGAACTAGTCGAACGAACCAACAAGCGCAGCCAGAATATGTTCGCCGAGTGCCTCTTCAAACGGCTGGGCTACGAGTTCTCGCGGAAACTGGCCCCGTTTCCGGTCGGTTCGTGGAACACCGGGCGCCTGGCCATCGAGGAGTTCCTGCGAGGACAGGCAGACACTGATATTTCAGGAATTCTGCTTTGTGACGGATCGGGGCTCAGCAAGGAGAATCGCGTCACCGCCAACGTCTTGGTCGACGTGTTGAAGTATGCGGCCGATCAGCCGTGGTCACAAAAGTACATTGACAGTCTCCCCGTAGCGGGCAAGGACGGCACGCTTCGACGTCGGATGCGGGGCGGTTCGGCGGCGGGACGGGTGGTGGCCAAGACCGGCTACATTTCCGGAGTGAGCGGGCTGAGCGGTTACATCCTGGATCGGGAGGGCCGGCCCTCGATCGCCTTCTCGATGCTCTTCAACGACTTTCCCAGAAGCCAGCTTTGGCGGATTATGCAGATTCAAGATACAATATGTGTTGAGCTTGTGAAGTACAGTGATCGGATGGATTTGCAGTAG
- a CDS encoding EamA family transporter, which translates to MAELNVTTRSNSLAGLLFGAGAIVLWSLSASVVRVGSEALGPWQFLAGSCLLGGCYQMVFRRTCDGHFRNAVGLPARLWLLTIFGFVLYGIAYPLAVALAASREQACGVNLVNYLWPTLTVVLGVLLVPGTNFSGLLAVALACVLAGTVLANREGAGALFTTERMSFAALLPYLLALLAAILWSGYSALLARWRDWAGRYNTSGMGLLGVGLIAGVVCLFHDADAGPIGFRGIGVLVLAGLGPWGNGYLLWELALSRANVKTLGLMAAVTPILSTLWLCLFLWFVPGWDLIAGAVLVTAAVFLSLRSQ; encoded by the coding sequence ATGGCTGAGCTTAACGTGACGACCCGAAGCAACTCCCTTGCCGGGCTCCTCTTTGGCGCCGGAGCGATCGTGCTGTGGTCGCTCTCGGCCTCGGTGGTGCGGGTCGGCAGCGAGGCCCTCGGGCCGTGGCAGTTTCTGGCCGGCTCGTGCCTGCTCGGCGGGTGCTACCAGATGGTATTCCGGCGGACCTGCGACGGCCACTTCCGCAACGCGGTCGGCCTGCCCGCCCGCCTCTGGCTGTTGACCATCTTCGGCTTTGTGCTGTACGGAATCGCCTACCCGCTGGCTGTGGCCCTGGCCGCCAGCCGCGAGCAGGCGTGCGGCGTGAACCTTGTCAATTACCTCTGGCCCACCCTCACCGTCGTTCTCGGCGTTCTCCTGGTGCCGGGAACCAACTTCAGCGGATTGTTGGCGGTTGCCTTGGCCTGCGTTCTGGCTGGAACCGTTTTGGCCAATCGCGAAGGGGCCGGCGCTCTTTTCACCACGGAGCGGATGAGCTTCGCCGCTTTGCTGCCGTATCTGCTGGCCCTCCTTGCCGCCATTCTGTGGTCTGGATATTCGGCGCTGCTGGCCCGGTGGCGCGACTGGGCGGGCCGATACAATACCAGCGGCATGGGGTTGCTGGGCGTTGGGTTGATTGCCGGCGTCGTCTGTCTGTTCCATGACGCCGACGCCGGTCCGATCGGTTTTCGCGGCATCGGCGTGCTGGTTCTGGCTGGATTGGGGCCGTGGGGCAACGGCTATCTGCTGTGGGAGCTGGCCCTTTCGCGGGCCAACGTCAAGACCCTCGGCCTCATGGCCGCCGTCACGCCGATCCTCTCGACCCTCTGGCTGTGCCTGTTCCTCTGGTTCGTGCCGGGATGGGACCTGATCGCCGGCGCTGTGCTGGTGACCGCCGCCGTCTTCCTGAGCCTCCGATCGCAGTGA